In Tripterygium wilfordii isolate XIE 37 chromosome 17, ASM1340144v1, whole genome shotgun sequence, the genomic window CCGCGACATCATGTGCAGCACAAAGTGCAGGAACGTCGGCACACCATATCATAACCCACCAAAACCTTTAGATTCCCACTAATATCTGAGGTGTTAATTGCAAATTGCAAATTGCAAATTGTGGCCTAATTTCGTCCTACTTTatgaaataattatatttttaaaatagatAATGGAATTAttactatttttaaaaaattaaatatatttatgataataattaaagttgaaggtagttatgttggaaaatattaaaatatttgatgttatGTTAAAATAAAGTATGTGGTTGGAAGGGTGTTAGAAAATTGGTAACTTAAAACTGCATTTTACTTAAAATAGGGGAAACTGTGTTACTCAAAATGAGTAATGGGTTGGACTTGCTCTAACACCgtccataatttatttttatttttttcactaaTCGATTACTATATTCTCTCTCATATTTGCATGGCTGGTGGCTCGAGTGGTTGAGCAATGCATGGAGTCGCAGGGGAAAAAATCGGTCCAGGTGGTCCAATCTTCTATGTTGgctgtatatatagatattgtCTTCTTTTGTCAACAAAACCACCATGTGATAAGATGAATTTCTGACCAATTTCATCAAGAGCCCAACCAATTGAGTGCTTGAAACTTTTGTGTTATTGATTTTGCACATGGTGTATCTGGTTAGGGCTGTTAAAAATTATTGATATAACTGAACCGACCAATAATCAAAATAATTGACAATAATTGATCAATCGATTGATTAAATTCATGTtagaaaaaatggaaaaaaaaaccaacgtTTATACCCCTAATATTGGGTATGCCAACTACTTAGCAGAGGTGGTTAGAGCGTATATTCAATTTGGTAATACCTAAAGTTCGATTCCCTTTTCCCACTTActttgaaaaaaagaagttgatcTTGGGTGTGTACAGGGCAACATTTGATGACCCATGAATGCTAAATTTTCTAAATTTGCTAGGCCatgaaaaatatgttgggcACAACAATACAATTTTATTGTCCAATTTCTGATGGGCCAATCAGCATGACATGGAGATGCTTGCTCACATATTTGGCTTCATTTAGGGTCCACCTCAACTATCACACTCATAACTACATCAAAAATCGAGTCAAAAAATTTACACCATTATATTAATACATTTTATTGTCTCAACCATATCATCAGAATATTCaattacatcaacaaaatacattaCCCAATACATTTTATTGACCCCAACAAAACCACACTATTGGGGTTGCTCGGGTAATAATTAACGGACTTTGTAGGAGGGAGAGGACGGTTTGGTAAATTGGTATGAACATTGGGGtgcataataataatttatagtTGGGCGAGAAACCAGGGTCAGTGCTTTTAGCTTAAACCGCACGACATGCTGTCACCTTTCACTCTGCTTTCCAATTTCAAGCTTTGCTTATAAAGAACCGTTAAATTTCAAAGCTTTCAAACTACCAAAATGCCCTCCAAGAacctgattatttttttttaaaaaaataatggtagGTGGGATTCATGTTTGGAAATATAATCATATATTTAAATAACCAAATTAAACACCCGAGCCATTAATTTGAGTGGTAAGAATATTATGTATCATTCTGTTGATCAGGTTTTCGAATCCCTCATCTCtcgttttaaaaaatatatattgataaaAAATACGATTATAGaataacaaatattttgttttttttataactatCTAATTGGTGTTTTAAtaaatcacttgggtgataattTAATAGTGAATCTCTATGGAGCTGAAACATATGGACTTGAAAGATactgagtttgattctcattaGGAACAATCCCCTTTGTGGGCACTTGTTAAACTTTGactcaacttatcatgtcatcaTGTGAGAAACTTTTGTGCACACGGACTTGATGGTTCGATTTTAGACCCATATCAAAtgtccaaatgataaatttgtatagAGTCGttatcggttatcaaaaaaaatgttataataataaaaacctTCCAATAAATAATTGTTTCAAAATTTGCTCATTGGTAAATTTAGTTAAAaatgtataatattttttgtCCATTTTGGTAAATTCATCTCTACAACAGTCGTGTCTTTCAATTTTTAGTTAAAACTTGCTATAATTACTCTTTTGTCTGAATCAAATGACGCTCAACAGTCGCATTCTCtgcctctcttctctctctactgtaTCTTTTAGACAGGGAGAGagtgtagagagagaaagcaaaaAACAGCCAAAGAACCCAAACAAAAAGTGGAGATGTACATTTGACGAATGGAGTAGAGCAAAAACCATCTCGCATTTGTAGTGGTTActtccaaaaaaagaaagaaaacttaGATCCCAGAGGATATTATAAGGGAAGCGAAGTGAAAGCCCGAAATGGTGGTTACTCATTTTAAACCTGGATCGAATTGAACAGTCCAAGATCTTGCAGATTGAGTCTGTCGGGGTATGCTGTCACTCACATTTATCTTCAATTTGTTCCGAAATGGTTAGGGTTTTTGAATGGTTGACATTTAATGTTTAAGCTTCGGATTGTGCGTGGAACTGTTTGTCTATCgggtttgtttggtttttgCATTTCAATTTGGCATTGTAGGGAATTTGGGTATTTGGGCTTGGATTGGGTTGTGATATGGGGTTTGGTACCGTGGGAATCAGATCTGCAACTTACTGGTTTTGTGTTTCTGAAGGGTCGGGGTTTCTATATTCGTgcaaaaatttcaatttcataGGTGCATTTGGATTTTTGAGTTGGGGTTTTAGGTTGACAGTCATAAAGAGTTTTAATAAGTACTCCGATTAATTACTTCTGCATATACTCTTTCTATTTGCAATGTGAGGTTGTTAATTacaatttctttgtttgaaatttgataaaGAATGCTTGGATAGAATTCTGCTTAGTTTCAGAAGTTTTAagctgtttgtttattttttttatccttttgtttttccccagaattttccttttggttttggttttgggtttgggtttctTGATTgacattttgtgtgtttgaaACTTGATTAATCAGTAATACGAGGATctggccctttttttttttttttttggcgtaGCAAAGTGCTTCTGCGTATATGAAGAAGTTGGGGAAGAAAGAAATAGTATTGACATAATTGAAGGACAATGAAATCCGACACGCCTCTTGATTATGCCGAGTTCCAACTATCCCCAAAGCGTGCACGGTGAGGTTATAATTTGATGGGGATTATGTCGTACTCTTGCTGTCCacagttttcaaaattttctgtatTATCCTGTTGGGCAGATGTGAATTATTTGTTTCAAGCCATGGAAACACAGAGAAGCTTGCTTCGGGATTGATAAAGCCGTTTGTGACTCACTTAGAGGTTGCAGAAGATCAGGTTGTGCACTCGCTTCAATCAATCAGGCTTGAAGTTGAAAGACTTAAAAATGCGGAGACTTGGTTTACGAAAGGAACACTTGAGAGGTGCCTGCTGTACTTTTCAGACATTTGATTGACTCTGCCAATAGTAATTTTGGGTTCAGCTTCTGAGATGATTGctcatttccttttctttttcattctagATTTGTGCGGTTTGTTAGTACCCCAGAAGTTCTGGAAATGGTCAATAAATTTGATGCAGAGATGTCTCAGTTGGAAGCAGCCCGGAAAATATACTCTCAGGTAATGAAGGCCATTGTTTTACCACTGATTATTTCCGAATGTACTtgggaaaaataaaatttccactAAATGTTTTGGTAACTTTTCTGAATCCAGGGGACTGATGATCAGACTTTTGGCACTTTAGGTGTGTATTTCTTTATTTGGACTTCAGTAATTCACTTCTACTAATCTAACAATGGTAAAACCTagagaatccattttataccCTAATATGGTATATTTTTGTTATGTACTTCAAATGACGAGAATGCAAAACCTGTCCATCTTCTCGGAACACcaaattttatatataaccCTAACTGGATTTGCTACCTAACTTAAAATGTTCCACATGAAGTTCGGGATATTTCTAATATTCTGACACtgtttgcattatttttgttaggtGGGGATGTATCAAGAACCATGGCAGAAGCTGATGCAACGAAGTAAAGTTCTTTGCTTAGCTTTCAATATTCTGGTCCAGGAACATTTTATTTCATGATTTGATTAACTTTTTGAAAAACTTCACTTCAACAGCAAATTTTTTAACCAAAACGATATTATATGCTAGTTATTTCTCTCTGCAGGAAGGAGCTTTTGAGGGCTATTGATGTACGCCTTGCTTCAGTCGGGCAAGACTTAACTGCTGCTTGCGCTCGAGCAGCAGCTGCGGGTTTCAAACCTGGTGCAGTCTTAGATCTCAAACTCTTCGCAGACGAGTTTGGCGCCCATCGCTTAAAGTAAGAACTCTTGGAAATCCTTTATACCTGTTATCTTTATGTTACCCCTCCTTAGCTTTGTCTTCTGCGCGTCTCTGTGTGAGGGCATTATTTGTTTGttgctcattttcttccattcttCCTCTAGTTTGCATTGTCTACTATGTTAATTCCTTTTTAACTTACAATCATTGTAATGACACCACAATTTTAGACAACATTCACGGCTGAGGTTTGTCTAAAATGAAATGTTACCTGGTACTTAAAAGATTGTGTGACATTTGATGTGAAATTCAGATGTTTTGGTCTGAAATAGACTTGAGGTCTTTCATTCTATGATCAAGATTTATCAGCTGGAAGACAAAAAACAGCAAGCAGCTAAGTTGTGTGACTTGTGTCTATAAATTGCTGGTCGTTTGTGGGCTttggttgccttctgtgtgacgaGTGATCGACTAATATTCAATATGTTAGGATATGTTCCATCACTTCATATAATAAATTACAACACACATTATACATTCACGCACGTTGAATTCCGGAAGAGGAGCTCTGTGGTTTGGTGACTTCAATCAGAACTAGCATGGGTATTTCTTGTGggtataattttattttgatctTTTTGTGGAATTGGAGCATTGAGTAGTCGTAGGCTGTCAATTCGTCGAGATGCTTTGAACATTTAAAGAAAGCTTCATGATTCTGTAATTCGTATCCTTGATCAGTAGAGGGTTCAGGTGATTACATATACTTTGCTATTGGGATGGGGATATGTTTTTGAATTGCTCCATTGTCACATACTGCCCAAATTTTGGCAAGTTTTTTTTCCTGTAGAAGTTAATGCACGATTAGAATattattatttgaatttattagtAATTAATCTTCTAAGTTAATTAACATAACGTTCAATTGATCATGTTTGCCATTGTTTGGTAGGTGTATTAGTTGAAGGGGAGTTTTCTTAATCTCATTGTTTCAGCTTTGATTGAAATTTAAGTTAGTTTGCTTTTCTGTGCAGTGAAGCCTGCACCAAATTTATGTCACTGTGCCAAAGAAGACCAGAATTGGTTGGGCCATGGAAGCCAGGTGTTGACGATCAAGTGGTTCGAGCATCCTGGGGATCTGACATGTCAATTGATGAGCCCACAGAAGACCTAAACGTGTCCTACCATCCCAGGACCCAGCAATCCCCACCTCAAAATAGACATCAACGACAAATAAGCCAAGACCAAGAGCAACAACCAAATTCAACAGAAACCCAGCACCACCAAGACCAATCAAAACCCATCATTTGTCAACCACAATCATCTTCTACCCAACAACAACGTACCCAGAGCGAGAAAAGCcgtagagagaaaaaagaagagccTGCAACCGATTCCCTACCTAGTCAGTCGAGTCAACCAGCGAGGCGACTCAGTGTCCAAGATAGGATCAGCCTGTTTGAGAACAAGCAGAAGGAGAGCTCAGGCTCTGGTGGAAAGCCCCTCAGCGTGGGGAAATCTACAGAGCTAAGGAGGCTCTCTTCTGATGTGTCATCCTCATTTGGAGGTGTTGAGAAGGCTGTGTTGAGGCGATGGAGTGCTGCTAGTGACATGAGCATTGATTTGGGCAATGACAAGAAGGAGAATAGCAGTAATACTGATAGCCTCATGTGCATGACAGCCTCTTCTGTTCCCCAAACACAAAGTACAAGTGTGATTTCAAGTTTGAATGATGATAAAAAGGACCAAAGGGAGTTGAATAATTCTGCTGGTTCGGTTAAAAGTGGTTATGGGTTAAAGGATCAAGGAGACTTGCTGATGCAAATTGGTGGGGTTTTAGGGAACAAGGAGGATGTTGGGTTGGAGGATAAAGCAAATTGGAAAGACCAAGTGGGGTCTCAGACCCAATTCAGGGCATTTAAAGGGAGGGCGGAGAATGTTGGTGTGGTTGATCAGGGGGTAAGGGAGGAGAAGCCAAAGGGTTCTTGGGGTAGGGAAGAGAGCAATGGTGGTCTTATGGATCAGGTGGAAACTGAAGGGTTCGATAACCAGGCTGGTTTCCAATCCCAGATTGGTAGTGTTCCTGGCAGGATTGGAAATGTGGCATTTGATGGTGAACCTACAAATAGATTGAAGGATGCTGAGAATAGGGCTCAGCCTGTAGGTCAATCACAGTATAGGGGATTGCAAAGTCACATCCGATCTCGTTCAGGGCATCTTGAAGGCGGTATAGGAGTCATAGATAAAGAATCTCAACACAATGAGACAGAGAGGGATCTGTTAACTTCTCAGCCACAATGGAGATCATTTACTAGAGAAACCAAAGCATTGATTAAGAAAGACATGGACAGCTTAGCTAGGGAAGCAGTGATAACAGAAGATTCTAGAGTTCAGAGGATGAACTTCCAGAAACCAGTGTCAGTTGAGGCTGAACATAGTAAGAAGTTGCAAGGCAAGCGGGATGTGGATTGCTTTGTCCGTGGAAACACGCCAGTGTCCGCTGGTGGAAAGTTTTCTGAGAATAAAGAGTCCCATGTGACAATCTGCTCACCTTCATTGGAGCAAGCGGAAAGGGTTAGGCAGCCTAAGGGAAATCAGGAGCTTAATGACGAGCTGAAAATGAAGGCGAATGAGCTTGAAAAGCTTTTTGCAGAGCACAAGCTTCGGGTTCCTGTAGATAATTCCACTGCTTCAAGAAGAAGCAAGCCTGCTGATGCGCAGATTGAACATGCTGCTGGTGCCCACTACAGAAGATCAGCAGAAGCAGCGAAGGTATCTCCTGCACATTTGTCTGAAAGGAATGCGCTGATTGAGCCAATAACTAGTTCAAATGGTATGGAAAAATTCAGTACTCCTCCTGCAATAAAAATGGTAGAATACCAGGACTACAGTGATACTTTGAGGCAGGATTTCTCTGAGCTTAGTTTTTCAGATGACTCTAGAGGAAAATTCTATGAAAAGTATATGCAGAAAAGAGATGCAAAACTTAGGGACGAATGGAGTTTTCAAAGGGCAAAGAAGGAGGCCAGGATGAAGGCTATGCAAGATAGCCTTGAAAGAAGTAGGACTGAGATGAAAACCAAATTTTCTGGGTGTGCAGACAGACAAGATTCAGATTCTAATGCTTTTCGACGTGCAGAGAAACTTAGATCATTCAATATCTGGTCAAGTATGAGTAGGGAGCAGGTATTtcatattgtattttttttttgggtaaataaCAATGCATATAGAATCTTGGTTTTGAAATCTATGAAACTCTGAAGCTTGctaatttatattaaattactAACCTTGGTAAGGTTGTCCTTGGCAGCCTCCAGTGGATACGAATCACAGTGGAGTCGATGAAGATCCTGCTGAATATTCAGACCATAAAATTGTTGGGCAGGCTAGATCATTCAGCAGGACAACTTTGGGGGATGGTGCTTCCACAAACTCCCAAAATAAGAAACATCTCCCTGGTAGAACTCTGTCTATAACCACCCCTCGGATCACAGCAGCTCCAATTCCACGGCCATCAGGCAAAACCTCCAACTCCAATTCGGCGAGGCGAAGAGCACAAGCAGAAAATTCTCTTGCACAGTCAGTTCCCAACTTCTCTGATTTcaggaaagaaaacacaaagccCTCACCTGGAATTAGCAAAATAACCACCCGCTCACAGCTGAGGACCTATGCCCGCAGCAAGAGTACATGTGAAGAGGTACCTCTTGTAAAGGAAGAGAAACCTCGTCGGTCCCAATCCTTGAGAAAGAGCTCTGTAGGTCAGGTAGAGTTCAAAGATTTGCCCTCCTTAAACCCTGATGGTGTTGTTTTATCACCTCTAAAGTTTGATAAAGAGCAGACTGAGCTGAATGTATTTGATAAACTTACAAGAAATGTGGAGCCAAAGCCTTTCCTTAGGAAGAGTAATGGTGTAGGTTCTGTTGCTGGTGCTAGTACTGCCAAGCAGAAGACTTCAGTCGAATCTGAAActttagaagatgaagatgaacttGATGAATCACCCTTTGAAGTAGCTGATTCATTGGATATGGAGAAaggggaagaagaggaggatgaaACAATAGCAGGGGAGGATTGTGCTGATACAGAAAATGGAAAACCAAGACTGAGTGAGGATTCGGAGAGACTGGGTATCTCTGAATCAGAAAATGATGATTCCAGAAGACCTCCTCCCCATGTTGACCCTGCATCTGTTGTTGAGTTGCCTGTCGCTGTGCCATCACCATTGCATGCTGCAGGGTCTCTGCATGAATCACCAGCGGAAAGCCCTGCGTCATGGAACTCACGCGCACATCATCCATTTACATATCCACATGAGACTTCAGATTTTGATGCTTCCGTGGACTCTCCAATTGGCAGCCCTGCATCATGGAATTCTCACTTGCTTACCCAGACGGAGGCAGATGTAGCCCGAATGAGGAAGAAATGGGGAAGTGCCCAAAAACCTTTTCTTGTTGCTAATTCATCCCATAATCAATCTCGCAAGGATGTCACAAAAGGATTTAAGCGACTATTAAAGTTTGGGAGGAAAAATCGTGGTACAGAGAGCTTGGTTGATTGGATATCCGTTACAACTTCTGAAGGAGATGATGACATGGAAGATGGCCGAGATCCTGCAAATCGATCATCAGAGGATTTAAGGAAGTCTAGAATGGCATTCTCCCAGGGTCATCAGGCTGATGATGGATTTAATGAGAGCGACTTGTTCAATGAACATGGTAACCTATATGTTTCCTGATTTATTAAATTATTCTGTTGTTACTCTTGGAATTTTATTTACGATGTCTGCTAGTCCTAGCAATTACTTAGTTTAACTTTTGCTGACTTTGATTTTATGGTTTGCTTACACATTTATTTCTGAattatcatatttaataatataGAATTGAATTCAAGGTATATGCTGGAGATTATGGTATCTATGGACAGCTGAATGGAAAACTTGGAATTCATTTATTGCATATTCTTCCTCATTAAATGCATGCTGacatttttcttccattttttttatatgatgtCTTATTTCACTTAAGTGTATCCTGAGGCATTTAAAACCCTTAACCTGCAGGTGTGAGTAGGTTtgagaacaaaataaaaaatgtatccCGAGGCATTTACAACCCTTAACCAGTAGTTGTGAGTAAGTTTGAGTGTAAAGACATTACAGTAGTGCTTTCCTTGCCCCACTTCTGGTGGATGGTTTCCTAACCTTCTATTTCCAGAATTAACAGAAGATTGATTTTGAGTGCTTATGTGGGAAATTGCATATTCGTGTGCCATTCAATGGATTTGTCCACTCCATAAATCAAAGGCTATTATAACATGTGTAGAGGGCTTATTTTCCACtggattttttaaaatacctCCGTTTTTTGTCATATTTCAAAATCCATATCACTTCTATAACTGCTTCGCACTCTCTTAAAACATACACAGTTCTTTTGATTAAGATGAGGATTCGACGAGCATTGTGATGTCTGTTAATCCATCTTTACTGACTTGTGCTGCTGTGCATAAACTTAATTCTCAAGTCGTTAATATTACAGTTTTTCCCCCCTGCAGTTCAATCCTTAAATAGCTCCTCCATACCCATCCCCCCAGCGAACTTCAAATTGAGGGAGGGGCATATGTCAGGAAGCTCGATTAAAGGTGATCTTCTTTTAGTGATATGGAT contains:
- the LOC119982418 gene encoding uncharacterized protein LOC119982418, producing MKSDTPLDYAEFQLSPKRARCELFVSSHGNTEKLASGLIKPFVTHLEVAEDQVVHSLQSIRLEVERLKNAETWFTKGTLERFVRFVSTPEVLEMVNKFDAEMSQLEAARKIYSQGTDDQTFGTLGGDVSRTMAEADATKKELLRAIDVRLASVGQDLTAACARAAAAGFKPGAVLDLKLFADEFGAHRLNEACTKFMSLCQRRPELVGPWKPGVDDQVVRASWGSDMSIDEPTEDLNVSYHPRTQQSPPQNRHQRQISQDQEQQPNSTETQHHQDQSKPIICQPQSSSTQQQRTQSEKSRREKKEEPATDSLPSQSSQPARRLSVQDRISLFENKQKESSGSGGKPLSVGKSTELRRLSSDVSSSFGGVEKAVLRRWSAASDMSIDLGNDKKENSSNTDSLMCMTASSVPQTQSTSVISSLNDDKKDQRELNNSAGSVKSGYGLKDQGDLLMQIGGVLGNKEDVGLEDKANWKDQVGSQTQFRAFKGRAENVGVVDQGVREEKPKGSWGREESNGGLMDQVETEGFDNQAGFQSQIGSVPGRIGNVAFDGEPTNRLKDAENRAQPVGQSQYRGLQSHIRSRSGHLEGGIGVIDKESQHNETERDLLTSQPQWRSFTRETKALIKKDMDSLAREAVITEDSRVQRMNFQKPVSVEAEHSKKLQGKRDVDCFVRGNTPVSAGGKFSENKESHVTICSPSLEQAERVRQPKGNQELNDELKMKANELEKLFAEHKLRVPVDNSTASRRSKPADAQIEHAAGAHYRRSAEAAKVSPAHLSERNALIEPITSSNGMEKFSTPPAIKMVEYQDYSDTLRQDFSELSFSDDSRGKFYEKYMQKRDAKLRDEWSFQRAKKEARMKAMQDSLERSRTEMKTKFSGCADRQDSDSNAFRRAEKLRSFNIWSSMSREQPPVDTNHSGVDEDPAEYSDHKIVGQARSFSRTTLGDGASTNSQNKKHLPGRTLSITTPRITAAPIPRPSGKTSNSNSARRRAQAENSLAQSVPNFSDFRKENTKPSPGISKITTRSQLRTYARSKSTCEEVPLVKEEKPRRSQSLRKSSVGQVEFKDLPSLNPDGVVLSPLKFDKEQTELNVFDKLTRNVEPKPFLRKSNGVGSVAGASTAKQKTSVESETLEDEDELDESPFEVADSLDMEKGEEEEDETIAGEDCADTENGKPRLSEDSERLGISESENDDSRRPPPHVDPASVVELPVAVPSPLHAAGSLHESPAESPASWNSRAHHPFTYPHETSDFDASVDSPIGSPASWNSHLLTQTEADVARMRKKWGSAQKPFLVANSSHNQSRKDVTKGFKRLLKFGRKNRGTESLVDWISVTTSEGDDDMEDGRDPANRSSEDLRKSRMAFSQGHQADDGFNESDLFNEHVQSLNSSSIPIPPANFKLREGHMSGSSIKVPRSFFSLSSFRSKGSESKPR